Proteins from one Dysgonomonas sp. HDW5A genomic window:
- the gcvT gene encoding glycine cleavage system aminomethyltransferase GcvT, whose protein sequence is METLKTCLHDKHLALGAKMMPFGGFDMPIEYTSIVEEHNAVRNTAGIFDVSHMGEILIKGEDSEKYINHIFTNNISGGAIGKIFYGMMLYPTGGVVDDLLVYKKDDKEFFLVVNAANIAKDYDWMVENSKGYNVEIINQSDYYGEVAVQGPKAFEAIEKYIGIEVNDLEFYTFKELQYEGETIIVSRTGYTGEDGFELYGSHKFINKAWDLLVQSKEVLPCGLGCRDTLRFEVGLPLYGHELDHDITPLEAGLGVFVKLDKEEFIGKDAIAKQKAEGVKRKIVGLELVDKAIPRNGYDVEVNGQTIGYVTTGYNSISTGKSVCLALIDSEYATLDTEVDVRIRKKEFKGHVVKKRFYEKHYKK, encoded by the coding sequence ATGGAAACACTTAAAACCTGCTTACACGACAAACATCTTGCTTTAGGTGCTAAAATGATGCCTTTCGGCGGATTTGATATGCCCATAGAATATACTTCAATTGTTGAAGAACACAATGCTGTTCGCAATACTGCCGGAATATTTGATGTCTCTCACATGGGAGAAATACTTATTAAGGGTGAAGACAGCGAGAAATACATTAATCATATTTTTACCAATAATATTTCAGGCGGGGCTATTGGCAAAATATTCTACGGAATGATGCTTTATCCGACAGGAGGTGTTGTAGATGATTTGTTGGTGTATAAAAAAGACGATAAAGAGTTTTTTCTTGTTGTTAATGCTGCCAATATCGCCAAGGATTACGATTGGATGGTCGAAAATAGCAAAGGTTATAATGTTGAGATTATCAATCAGTCCGATTATTATGGTGAGGTAGCAGTACAAGGTCCTAAGGCATTTGAGGCAATAGAAAAATATATAGGTATAGAGGTAAACGATCTTGAATTTTATACATTCAAAGAACTTCAATATGAGGGTGAGACGATCATCGTTTCACGAACAGGATATACTGGAGAAGATGGCTTTGAGTTATATGGAAGTCATAAATTTATAAACAAAGCATGGGATCTGCTCGTTCAATCGAAAGAAGTACTGCCCTGTGGATTGGGATGTCGTGATACACTTCGTTTCGAGGTGGGACTTCCTTTGTATGGGCATGAACTAGATCATGATATTACCCCTCTCGAGGCGGGTCTGGGAGTTTTTGTAAAACTCGATAAAGAAGAATTTATAGGTAAAGACGCCATTGCCAAGCAAAAAGCCGAAGGTGTGAAACGTAAAATAGTAGGTCTTGAATTAGTTGACAAAGCAATACCGCGTAATGGCTATGATGTGGAGGTTAATGGTCAAACAATTGGCTATGTAACTACAGGCTATAATTCTATTTCTACAGGAAAGAGTGTATGCCTTGCCTTGATCGATAGTGAATATGCGACTCTTGATACAGAAGTAGATGTTCGTATCCGCAAAAAGGAATTTAAAGGACACGTCGTGAAAAAGCGTTTTTACGAAAAACATTATAAAAAATAA
- a CDS encoding lipoate--protein ligase, whose product MIYIALPEDKIRRLSFYLSMEEYVARFLNEEECFFMWQVNPTVIFGRNQLMENEVNLEYVKANGIETYRRKSGGGCVYADFSNIMFSYITTDFNVSFTFHKYLQRVAHTLQQLGINAIASGRNDITVDEKKVSGNAFYRAAGKSIVHGTMLFNTDLEKLVLSITPNNQKLISKGIESVRKRVTNLSEHFDIDIETFKIFVRTHLCDKEYTLSQDEITKIEEIEKEYLSEEFIFGNNPRYTLIKKDYSAAGDIEVRLEIKNNIIKDINIVGDYFLVGDIGSIFKLLINKPYEKQFITQLLEDIKLEDYIFNLDKNHFIDILFKEDTE is encoded by the coding sequence ATGATATATATAGCTTTACCGGAAGACAAAATAAGAAGGCTTTCTTTTTATTTATCGATGGAAGAATACGTAGCACGATTTCTTAATGAAGAAGAGTGCTTTTTTATGTGGCAGGTAAATCCCACTGTTATCTTCGGGAGAAACCAATTGATGGAGAATGAAGTAAATCTCGAATATGTCAAAGCAAATGGTATTGAAACCTATCGCCGCAAATCGGGTGGTGGATGTGTGTACGCCGATTTCAGTAATATAATGTTTTCATATATCACGACTGATTTTAATGTCAGCTTTACATTTCATAAATATTTGCAAAGGGTAGCTCATACCTTGCAGCAATTGGGAATCAATGCTATTGCATCGGGGCGAAATGATATTACAGTAGATGAAAAGAAAGTTTCAGGGAATGCATTCTATCGGGCAGCCGGAAAAAGTATAGTGCATGGTACAATGTTATTTAATACTGATTTGGAGAAGTTGGTTTTGTCGATAACTCCCAATAATCAGAAACTAATATCGAAAGGTATCGAATCGGTACGAAAACGAGTAACTAATCTATCCGAGCATTTTGATATTGATATCGAAACTTTTAAAATTTTCGTGAGAACTCATCTTTGTGATAAAGAATATACACTCTCACAAGATGAAATTACTAAAATTGAGGAAATAGAAAAAGAGTACTTAAGCGAAGAATTTATTTTTGGAAATAACCCACGTTATACCTTAATTAAAAAAGACTATAGTGCAGCCGGCGATATAGAGGTTCGTTTAGAAATAAAGAATAATATAATTAAAGATATCAATATTGTTGGAGATTATTTTTTGGTTGGCGATATTGGTAGTATATTTAAGCTGCTGATAAATAAACCTTATGAAAAACAATTTATAACACAATTATTGGAAGATATAAAACTCGAAGACTATATTTTCAATCTCGATAAGAACCATTTTATTGACATATTGTTTAAAGAAGACACAGAATAA
- the gcvPA gene encoding aminomethyl-transferring glycine dehydrogenase subunit GcvPA produces the protein MYKYFPHTEADIEQMLKRVSVNSIDDLFAEIPQSVVLKKEYDLPSSLSEIEIRKYFDKLGQKNKKLTVFAGAGAYDHYAPSVITPLISRSEFLTAYTPYQPEIAQGTLQYIFEFQSMICELTGMECTNASMYDGTTATAEAMFMAVANAKKKNTVLISQTVNPNVLKVVKTYAKYKGINVEEIAENNGITDKADLESKLASGDVAGVIVSSPNYYGIIEDYTGYSETVHAAKALLIMNVDPSSLAVLKSPGEWGADIACGDGQSLGMPLNFGGSYIGFLSTKKDLVRKLPGRIAGATTDVDGKRAFVLTLQAREQHIRREKANSNICSNQSLMALYVTIYMSLMGKEGLRDVNKLSYSGAHYLYDQLLATGKFTSVFDKPFLKEFAVRTSLNIEKLSKKLLDNNIMGGIQLGKYKSGMDDCLLFCVTEKRSKEEIDHLVTLIKEV, from the coding sequence ATGTATAAATATTTTCCCCATACAGAAGCTGATATAGAACAAATGCTTAAAAGGGTCTCGGTAAATTCGATAGACGATCTGTTTGCCGAGATTCCCCAAAGTGTTGTTTTAAAAAAAGAATATGATCTTCCATCTTCCTTATCCGAAATCGAAATAAGAAAGTACTTCGACAAACTCGGCCAGAAGAATAAAAAGCTTACCGTTTTTGCGGGGGCTGGAGCATACGATCATTACGCACCTTCTGTAATTACTCCACTAATATCTCGTTCAGAATTTTTGACGGCTTACACTCCTTACCAACCTGAGATAGCTCAGGGTACGTTGCAATACATCTTTGAATTTCAAAGTATGATATGCGAACTTACAGGTATGGAATGCACCAATGCTTCGATGTACGACGGAACAACCGCCACAGCCGAAGCTATGTTTATGGCAGTAGCCAATGCTAAAAAGAAAAATACGGTACTTATTTCGCAGACGGTTAATCCCAATGTTTTGAAAGTTGTAAAAACATACGCAAAATACAAGGGGATTAATGTTGAAGAAATTGCGGAAAATAATGGAATTACTGATAAAGCAGATCTCGAAAGCAAATTAGCTTCGGGAGATGTGGCAGGTGTAATTGTAAGCAGTCCTAACTACTATGGTATTATCGAAGATTATACAGGATATAGCGAGACTGTACATGCAGCCAAGGCCCTCCTTATAATGAATGTCGATCCATCATCTTTGGCTGTGTTAAAGTCTCCCGGAGAATGGGGGGCTGACATTGCCTGTGGCGATGGGCAATCATTAGGTATGCCTCTTAACTTTGGCGGATCTTATATCGGTTTCCTTTCTACTAAGAAAGATTTGGTACGTAAATTACCCGGACGTATAGCAGGTGCAACTACCGATGTGGATGGAAAACGTGCTTTTGTATTGACATTACAAGCTCGTGAACAACACATTCGCCGAGAAAAAGCGAACAGTAATATATGCTCCAATCAATCGTTAATGGCATTATATGTAACTATCTATATGTCGTTGATGGGTAAAGAAGGTCTTCGTGATGTAAACAAATTATCATATAGCGGTGCACATTATCTGTACGATCAATTGTTGGCGACGGGTAAATTTACTTCAGTATTTGATAAACCATTTCTAAAAGAATTTGCTGTAAGAACCTCTTTAAATATTGAAAAATTGAGTAAGAAATTACTTGATAATAATATAATGGGAGGTATTCAACTTGGTAAATATAAATCGGGAATGGATGATTGTCTGCTTTTCTGCGTAACGGAGAAACGGAGCAAAGAAGAAATAGATCACTTGGTTACACTAATAAAGGAGGTGTGA
- the gcvPB gene encoding aminomethyl-transferring glycine dehydrogenase subunit GcvPB, with the protein MKYYDKLIFEISKEGRHGYTLPENQLSKYSVDDLPSSLLREEKAQLPEVSELDVVRHYTNVSNKNFGVETGFYPLGSCTMKYNPKMNDEIAGLPAFSSLHPLQSDETVQGALEVYYKLAQSLSEISGLAEYTLNPYAGSHGELIGLMIMRQYHQKRGDLKRTKVIVPDSAHGTNPASAAVCGFDIVEVHSNEKGTISAEDLKPLLDDTIAGIMMTNPNTLGIFETEILEIANLVHEAGGLLYYDGANLNPLLGKCRPGDMGFDIMHINLHKTFSTPHGGGGPGSGPVGVTKALVDYLPNPRVKKDGDRYYIDNGDDSLGSISGFLGNFSVYIRAYTYILSLGKDNLKNVGPLATLNANYIKESLKQHYYLPIEGICKHEFVFDGLLDKSTGVTTLDIAKRLLDYGFHAPTVYFPLLFSQSIMIEPTETESLDTLDSFIEVMKKVAVEAKEDPEMVKNAPYTTPVRRLDETTAAKKPMLIYKDLL; encoded by the coding sequence ATGAAATATTACGATAAATTGATATTTGAAATCTCGAAAGAAGGACGTCACGGTTATACACTGCCTGAGAACCAATTGAGTAAATATTCGGTTGATGATCTTCCATCATCTTTATTAAGAGAAGAAAAAGCACAATTGCCTGAGGTGAGCGAATTGGATGTAGTACGTCATTATACAAATGTGTCGAACAAGAATTTTGGTGTCGAAACAGGATTCTATCCTCTAGGCTCGTGTACAATGAAATACAATCCGAAGATGAATGATGAAATAGCCGGATTGCCTGCTTTCTCGTCTCTACATCCGCTTCAATCCGATGAAACGGTGCAAGGAGCTTTAGAGGTTTATTATAAATTGGCACAATCATTATCCGAAATATCGGGATTGGCAGAATATACATTAAACCCTTATGCCGGATCGCATGGCGAATTGATCGGCTTAATGATAATGCGTCAGTATCATCAGAAAAGGGGTGATCTGAAGCGTACCAAAGTAATTGTACCCGATAGTGCTCATGGTACTAATCCCGCAAGTGCAGCAGTATGTGGCTTTGATATTGTAGAAGTGCATTCAAACGAAAAGGGAACTATCAGTGCTGAGGATTTGAAACCTTTGTTAGATGATACCATTGCCGGAATTATGATGACAAATCCTAATACCTTAGGTATTTTCGAAACTGAGATTCTTGAAATAGCTAATCTGGTTCACGAAGCTGGAGGATTACTCTATTATGATGGAGCAAACCTTAATCCATTGTTAGGTAAATGCCGTCCCGGAGATATGGGATTCGATATAATGCATATCAATCTGCACAAAACATTCTCTACCCCTCACGGTGGAGGAGGGCCCGGAAGCGGTCCTGTTGGGGTGACTAAAGCATTGGTTGATTATTTGCCCAATCCACGTGTGAAGAAAGACGGAGATCGGTATTATATAGATAATGGTGATGATTCACTGGGCAGTATATCCGGTTTTCTAGGTAACTTTTCGGTGTATATAAGAGCTTATACTTATATCCTTTCATTAGGAAAAGACAATTTGAAAAATGTAGGGCCATTGGCAACCTTAAATGCAAATTACATCAAAGAGTCTTTGAAGCAACATTATTATTTACCGATTGAGGGAATTTGCAAACACGAATTTGTCTTTGATGGTTTGCTTGATAAATCGACAGGAGTAACTACTTTGGATATTGCCAAGCGATTGCTCGATTATGGTTTCCATGCACCAACAGTCTATTTTCCGTTATTGTTTTCTCAATCAATAATGATCGAGCCAACGGAAACAGAATCATTGGATACACTCGATTCATTTATTGAAGTAATGAAGAAGGTAGCTGTCGAAGCAAAAGAAGATCCCGAAATGGTGAAGAATGCTCCTTATACAACTCCAGTCAGGAGATTAGATGAGACTACAGCAGCTAAAAAGCCAATGCTTATTTATAAGGATTTGCTTTAA
- a CDS encoding lipoate--protein ligase family protein, with translation MLCINNTCTDAYFNIAAEEYLLKNFTEDVFMVYQNEPSIILGKHQDVWAEVNIDFVRDKHIKVVRRYSGGGAVYHDLGNINVTFIERNNTLDFDKYTNLTLDILSRMGVNAQADKRRGLNIDGLKISGSAQSIHKNRVMYHATLLYSSNLEYLTTSLESGHDYSENSQNLQSKIYVRSVKSPVTNISQHISNPLAIEDLKALILNDFIDSNPGNKQYKFSELDIAAISVLKDEKYATPIWNFNEPSDR, from the coding sequence ATGCTTTGTATTAACAACACATGTACTGATGCTTATTTTAATATTGCAGCAGAAGAATATCTACTGAAGAATTTTACAGAAGATGTCTTTATGGTATATCAAAATGAGCCGTCTATTATTCTTGGAAAACATCAAGATGTATGGGCGGAAGTAAATATTGATTTTGTGCGTGATAAACATATTAAAGTTGTCCGCCGATATTCGGGTGGTGGTGCCGTATACCACGATCTGGGTAATATCAATGTGACCTTTATTGAACGCAACAATACTCTTGACTTTGATAAATATACCAATCTGACATTAGATATTCTGTCCAGAATGGGAGTTAATGCACAAGCAGATAAGCGCCGCGGATTAAACATCGACGGACTCAAAATTTCGGGAAGTGCTCAATCTATACATAAGAATAGGGTAATGTATCATGCTACATTACTCTATTCTTCTAATCTGGAATATCTTACAACTTCATTGGAAAGTGGGCATGATTATTCTGAAAATAGTCAAAATCTACAATCAAAGATTTATGTAAGATCAGTAAAAAGTCCGGTTACTAATATCAGTCAGCATATATCTAATCCTTTAGCGATAGAGGATTTAAAAGCATTAATACTGAATGATTTTATAGATAGTAATCCGGGAAATAAGCAGTACAAGTTCAGCGAATTAGATATAGCTGCCATATCAGTATTAAAGGATGAGAAATATGCCACTCCCATATGGAATTTCAATGAGCCTTCTGATAGATAA
- the gcvH gene encoding glycine cleavage system protein GcvH, translated as MSKVIEGLLYTDSHEWVKVEGEYAYIGITDFAQHQLGNIVYVDIPEVGDEIKQGEEFGAVESVKAASDLLSPVSGEIVEVNEKLTDEPELINKNAFDSWMLKVKLSDAAELKSLMDSKAYAEICD; from the coding sequence ATGAGTAAAGTTATCGAAGGTCTGTTGTATACAGATTCACATGAGTGGGTGAAAGTCGAAGGAGAATATGCATATATTGGTATTACCGATTTTGCACAACATCAACTTGGTAATATTGTATATGTAGACATTCCCGAAGTAGGTGATGAAATAAAACAAGGAGAAGAGTTTGGTGCAGTTGAGAGTGTAAAAGCTGCCAGCGATTTATTATCTCCGGTAAGCGGCGAAATTGTTGAAGTAAACGAGAAACTTACAGATGAACCTGAGTTGATCAATAAAAATGCTTTTGACAGTTGGATGCTGAAAGTAAAACTATCAGATGCGGCTGAATTAAAGAGTCTGATGGATAGCAAAGCGTATGCTGAAATCTGTGATTAA
- the lpdA gene encoding dihydrolipoyl dehydrogenase — protein sequence MEYDIAIIGGGPAGYNAAEKAVAGGLKTVLFEKKALGGVCLNEGCIPTKTLLYSAKILDNIKGASKYGISVEGNSGFDLGKVIGRKDKVVKQLTAGVKMKLTGAGVAIVEGEALIQGEANGHIQITSAGQTYSVKYLLVCTGSETVIPPIKGLSEISYWTSKEALEIKELPASLAIIGGGVIGIEFASFFNSMGVKVSVIEMMPEILGAMDKETSAMLRKDYAKRGIEFYLNTKVIEVSATEVTIEKDGKTQKVKTDKILVSVGRKANITNVGLESLKVELLRNGVKVNEYMQTSHPRVYASGDITGYSMLAHTAIREGEVAINHILGIDDVMSYKAVPGVVYTNPELAGAGKTEEELKAAGTPYSVLKLPMAYSGRFLAENEGGSGLCKLIVNGDDQIIGCHILGNPASELIVLATVAIEKGYTVEEFQKIVFPHPTVSEIIRETLFAKS from the coding sequence ATGGAATACGATATTGCTATTATTGGAGGAGGACCGGCAGGATATAATGCTGCTGAGAAAGCCGTTGCAGGAGGATTAAAAACCGTCTTGTTTGAAAAGAAAGCTCTAGGAGGAGTTTGTCTTAATGAGGGATGTATCCCTACGAAAACATTACTGTATTCGGCAAAAATCTTAGATAATATTAAAGGTGCATCTAAATACGGAATTTCCGTTGAAGGTAACTCAGGTTTCGATCTGGGTAAAGTTATTGGTCGTAAAGACAAAGTTGTAAAACAACTGACCGCAGGTGTTAAAATGAAATTAACCGGAGCGGGAGTCGCTATCGTAGAAGGTGAAGCACTGATACAAGGCGAAGCGAATGGACACATTCAGATTACATCCGCAGGACAAACCTACTCGGTGAAGTACCTTTTGGTTTGTACAGGTTCCGAAACAGTAATTCCTCCAATCAAAGGATTATCTGAAATTAGCTATTGGACATCAAAAGAGGCTCTTGAGATAAAAGAACTTCCTGCCTCTCTAGCCATTATCGGTGGAGGTGTTATCGGTATCGAGTTTGCATCCTTCTTCAATAGCATGGGTGTAAAAGTGAGTGTTATCGAAATGATGCCCGAAATACTTGGTGCTATGGATAAAGAGACTTCTGCTATGCTTAGAAAAGACTATGCAAAAAGAGGAATTGAATTTTATCTGAATACCAAAGTTATTGAAGTTTCAGCTACCGAAGTTACCATCGAAAAAGATGGTAAAACACAAAAAGTAAAGACTGATAAAATATTAGTAAGTGTAGGACGAAAAGCCAATATAACAAACGTAGGTTTAGAAAGTCTTAAAGTCGAACTTCTGAGAAATGGAGTAAAAGTAAACGAATATATGCAGACTTCTCACCCACGTGTATATGCTTCCGGTGATATAACAGGCTATTCGATGTTAGCTCATACGGCTATCCGTGAAGGTGAAGTTGCAATTAATCATATCCTGGGTATTGACGATGTAATGAGTTACAAAGCTGTTCCCGGAGTAGTATATACTAATCCCGAATTGGCTGGAGCAGGAAAAACCGAAGAAGAGCTTAAAGCAGCAGGAACACCTTATAGTGTTCTAAAATTGCCGATGGCTTACTCAGGGCGTTTTCTAGCCGAAAATGAAGGAGGTAGCGGATTATGTAAACTTATTGTAAACGGAGACGATCAGATAATAGGATGTCACATATTGGGTAACCCCGCATCAGAACTTATTGTTCTGGCAACGGTAGCTATCGAAAAAGGTTATACCGTTGAAGAATTCCAAAAGATAGTATTCCCTCACCCAACAGTGAGCGAAATTATCCGTGAAACTTTATTTGCCAAATCCTGA